GAACCTACCAGGCACTCAGGTCCACCGTTTCGAACTCCTCGTCGATGATTCGCATCATTTCGTCGGCCTCTTCGTGCGATAATGTACCCGCGAGTTGCATCATCTCGGCGCCGGTCATGCCTCGCGGCAAATCGCTGTCCGACTCGACGAACTTCTGTGCCCGGCTGAGCTCGTCGACGTTCATATTGTTCAACCGCTCGGTGATCGCGGCCTTGACACTCTTTTCTGTCTCAACCATATCGTCACCCCTTCGGACGTTGGGCGGCCTCTACATCCTTTGTAGCGCCAGGACGGCCAAACGTTCCAGCGCCTCGGCCGGTTGCTTCAGGGAGTCCAGACCCGACTCGTTTCCATAGTGCATCCCGATCACATTGGATGCGACGAGGCGCAGGCAATCGGCGTCGCCAAGATCGAGGGCGCCGCAGAGCAAAATGATCGGCTTTCCTTGCGCGTGAGAAATCACCCTGCTGATGAGCTTCCCACCCAACGACTGCGAGTCCAGTTTGCCCTCGCCGGTAATGATCAGGTCGGCACGTTCCACAAGCTCCAGAAAGCGAACGTGCATCATCACAACGTCCGCACCCGGCAGAAATGTCCCGTGCAGGAACGAGAGAAGGGCAGCCCCGAGGCCGCCCGCCGCGCCGGCCCCGGGCCGTGAGGCGACGTCCTCGCCGAACGTCTCCTGCAGGACTTGGGCATAGTTCTGCATTGCCGCCTCAAGCTCCTCCACCATCTCTGGAGTGGCGCCTTTCTGAGGCGCGAAAACGCGCGTGGCGCCCTCCTCACCACACAACTTGTTGGTGACATCACTAGCGACGATGATCCCGATGTCGGGTACGGCAAAATCCGACAGGTCAATCCGGTCCAGACGGATAAGGGCCGCGCCGCCTCGCTCAAGCTCGTTTCCTTCCCCATCGAGAAACCGCGCTCCCAGCGCCCGCATTGCGCCCATCCCGCCG
The window above is part of the Armatimonadota bacterium genome. Proteins encoded here:
- a CDS encoding glycerate kinase yields the protein MPPTEFDERREVVRHQPDTGVGTGRRTVLVCPDSFKGTLTAVEATEAIARGVLAAWPEAEVLKCPLADGGEGTLDAMLSHGGERRSLLVEGPDGSRVMASWGVLPGNIAVIESAQASGLTLVPPDKRDPRTATSHGTGRLIREAIKSGCDPIFVGIGGTATNDGGMGAMRALGARFLDGEGNELERGGAALIRLDRIDLSDFAVPDIGIIVASDVTNKLCGEEGATRVFAPQKGATPEMVEELEAAMQNYAQVLQETFGEDVASRPGAGAAGGLGAALLSFLHGTFLPGADVVMMHVRFLELVERADLIITGEGKLDSQSLGGKLISRVISHAQGKPIILLCGALDLGDADCLRLVASNVIGMHYGNESGLDSLKQPAEALERLAVLALQRM